The following coding sequences are from one Roseburia hominis A2-183 window:
- a CDS encoding glycoside hydrolase family 43 protein has product MVTVKNPILTGFYPDPSICRVGEDFYLVTSSFAYAPGVPLFHSRDLAHWEQIGNILQRKEQLAVGGEEISRGIYAPTIRYHKGIYYMITTNVSYGGNFIVTAEHPEGPWSDPCYLGEEAAGIDPSLFFDEDGRCYYCGTRPNPDGVRYNGDWEIWVQELDLTTKKLVGESMAIWKGAVRGAIWPEGPHLYKKDGYYYLLHAEGGTGPEHSISVARSRKLFQWFEGCPRNPIFTHRNLGADYPVVYAGHGDLVEDQNGNWYVVMLATRRCKNHGSMGRETFLAKVVWQDGWPVIAAGTGRLEKTLEVPLKEYRFPEETGTCDTLCFWETRPDQRLLGIGGRNEASYSLTEKRGVFRLYCGKQTIGEKGCSSYFGLRQKSYHFHAAVRFRFEPQSEDETAGMVLYQNHENHLRMEIGKKGTDVCFRVSTYVHAREEVIREVLLKEEQELWEILIRGEEQSAGIWVRLGEKMICACDKVSLLAYTTEEAGGFVGCTIGMYASSHGTDSKNYADYVSFTCSGAEE; this is encoded by the coding sequence ATGGTTACAGTTAAGAATCCGATTTTGACGGGATTTTATCCGGACCCGTCGATCTGCCGGGTAGGAGAAGATTTCTATCTGGTAACATCCAGTTTTGCATATGCACCAGGTGTTCCGCTGTTTCACAGCAGGGATCTGGCACATTGGGAGCAAATCGGAAATATTCTGCAGAGAAAAGAGCAGCTTGCTGTTGGGGGAGAGGAGATTTCCAGGGGAATCTATGCGCCGACCATCCGATACCATAAGGGTATTTATTATATGATTACCACAAATGTCAGCTATGGAGGTAATTTTATTGTGACGGCGGAGCACCCGGAGGGACCGTGGTCAGATCCCTGTTATCTGGGAGAAGAAGCAGCCGGGATTGATCCCAGCCTGTTTTTTGATGAGGATGGCAGGTGCTATTATTGCGGAACCAGACCGAATCCCGATGGAGTAAGGTACAATGGGGACTGGGAGATCTGGGTGCAGGAACTGGATCTGACGACGAAGAAGCTGGTCGGAGAGAGTATGGCAATCTGGAAAGGGGCTGTGAGAGGGGCAATCTGGCCGGAGGGACCACATCTGTACAAAAAAGACGGCTATTATTATCTGCTGCATGCAGAAGGAGGAACCGGACCGGAACACAGCATCAGTGTGGCGAGAAGCCGAAAGCTGTTTCAATGGTTTGAGGGATGCCCGCGCAATCCGATCTTTACACATCGGAATCTTGGGGCGGATTATCCTGTGGTCTATGCTGGGCATGGGGATCTGGTGGAGGATCAAAACGGGAACTGGTATGTGGTGATGCTCGCCACGAGACGCTGTAAGAACCATGGAAGTATGGGGCGCGAGACTTTTCTGGCAAAAGTTGTATGGCAGGATGGATGGCCGGTAATTGCTGCCGGAACCGGACGTCTGGAGAAGACACTGGAAGTGCCGCTAAAAGAGTACCGGTTTCCGGAAGAAACAGGAACGTGCGATACCCTGTGTTTCTGGGAGACGAGACCGGATCAGAGGCTGCTTGGGATCGGGGGAAGAAATGAGGCATCCTATTCGCTGACAGAAAAACGCGGTGTATTCCGCTTATACTGTGGAAAACAGACGATCGGTGAAAAAGGATGCAGCAGTTATTTCGGACTCCGGCAGAAAAGCTATCATTTCCATGCAGCGGTCAGATTCCGCTTTGAACCACAGTCGGAGGATGAGACGGCGGGAATGGTATTATACCAGAACCATGAGAATCATCTGAGGATGGAGATCGGGAAAAAGGGAACAGATGTCTGCTTTCGGGTGAGCACATATGTTCATGCCAGGGAAGAGGTCATCCGTGAAGTTCTTCTGAAAGAAGAGCAGGAGTTATGGGAGATTCTGATCCGCGGAGAGGAGCAGAGTGCGGGTATCTGGGTAAGGCTGGGAGAAAAAATGATCTGTGCCTGCGATAAGGTCAGCCTGCTTGCGTATACCACGGAAGAGGCGGGAGGCTTTGTGGGATGCACCATTGGAATGTACGCGTCTTCGCATGGAACTGACAGTAAAAATTATGCGGATTATGTGAGCTTTACGTGCAGTGGAGCAGAAGAATAG
- a CDS encoding glycoside hydrolase family 3 C-terminal domain-containing protein translates to MSLETKEYAKRLVEQMTLEEKISQMRYESPAIERLHIPAYNWWNEALHGVARSGVATMFPQAIALAATFDEELIEKIGDVVSTEGRAKFEAYSGRGDRGIYKGLTFWAPNINIFRDPRWGRGHETYGEDPCLTAKLGCAYIRGIQGKDPDHLKAAACAKHFAVHSGPEALRHEFDAKVSLHDLYDTYLYAFKRCVKDAGVEAVMGAYNRVNGEPACGSKTLLQDILREQFGFEGHVVSDCWAILDFHEHHHVTKTVEESAAMAVNHGCDLNCGKAFLYLSRACEQGLVEEKTITEAVERLMDVRIRLGMMEDYPSPYANIPYDVVECPEHIALSLEASKRSMVLLKNDNHFLPLKQEQVHTIAVIGPNANSRAALVGNYEGTSSRYITPLEGIQEYTGEKTRVLYAQGCHLYKDQVEFLGEPKDRFKEALIAAERADVIVMCLGLDAGIEGEEGDAGNEYASGDKLGLKLPGLQQELLEAVAAVGKPIVLTVLAGSALDLSWAQEHAQIRAILDCWYPGARGGKAIAEALFGEFSPCGKLPVTFYEGTEFLPDFTDYSMAGRTYRYTDRHVLYPFGYGLTYSQIRYSDAHADVTDFGILEPVTVHVTVENTGTYPVQEAVQVYVRFSEREAYDPGYQLKGIRSVALECGEKKEVCITLSPRDFALISEEGKCLVHPGSYEIAVGGQQPDERSSRLTGQTVSTLFICKTGNVTEVEY, encoded by the coding sequence ATGAGTCTGGAGACGAAAGAATATGCAAAAAGACTGGTGGAACAGATGACGTTGGAGGAGAAGATCAGCCAGATGCGCTATGAATCACCGGCGATTGAGCGGCTGCATATTCCGGCGTATAACTGGTGGAATGAGGCGCTTCACGGAGTGGCAAGATCCGGTGTGGCGACAATGTTCCCACAGGCAATTGCCCTGGCAGCGACTTTTGATGAAGAACTGATTGAGAAGATCGGAGATGTGGTGTCCACCGAGGGACGGGCAAAGTTTGAAGCGTATTCAGGAAGAGGAGACAGAGGTATTTATAAAGGTCTGACTTTCTGGGCGCCGAATATTAACATTTTTAGAGATCCACGCTGGGGGAGAGGACATGAGACGTACGGGGAGGATCCCTGTCTGACGGCAAAGCTTGGCTGTGCGTATATCAGAGGGATTCAGGGCAAAGATCCGGATCATTTAAAGGCGGCTGCGTGTGCCAAGCATTTTGCCGTGCACAGCGGTCCGGAAGCATTGCGCCATGAGTTTGATGCAAAGGTGTCGCTGCACGATTTGTACGATACGTATTTGTATGCATTTAAGCGGTGTGTCAAGGATGCCGGTGTGGAAGCCGTGATGGGCGCTTATAACCGCGTCAACGGGGAACCGGCGTGCGGAAGCAAGACACTTCTGCAGGATATTTTAAGAGAACAATTCGGTTTTGAGGGACACGTAGTGTCCGACTGCTGGGCAATTCTTGATTTTCATGAGCACCATCATGTGACAAAGACGGTAGAAGAATCTGCGGCAATGGCTGTCAACCATGGCTGTGATTTAAACTGCGGGAAGGCATTTTTGTATTTAAGCCGTGCCTGTGAACAGGGACTGGTGGAGGAAAAGACGATCACAGAAGCGGTGGAGCGCCTGATGGATGTTAGAATCCGGCTGGGGATGATGGAGGATTATCCGTCTCCATATGCGAACATTCCTTATGATGTGGTGGAGTGCCCCGAACATATTGCACTGTCCTTAGAAGCCTCGAAAAGAAGTATGGTGCTGCTTAAGAATGACAACCATTTTCTTCCGCTGAAGCAGGAACAGGTCCATACCATTGCAGTGATCGGACCAAACGCGAACTCCAGAGCAGCGCTGGTTGGAAATTATGAGGGGACATCCTCCAGATACATTACACCGCTGGAGGGAATTCAGGAATACACCGGAGAGAAAACCCGCGTCCTATATGCGCAGGGCTGCCATCTGTATAAGGATCAGGTAGAATTCCTCGGGGAGCCGAAGGACCGGTTTAAGGAAGCGCTGATTGCTGCGGAGCGGGCAGATGTCATTGTGATGTGTCTGGGATTGGATGCGGGCATCGAAGGCGAAGAGGGAGATGCGGGAAATGAGTATGCCAGCGGTGACAAGCTGGGATTAAAGCTTCCCGGACTGCAGCAGGAACTTTTAGAGGCGGTCGCAGCAGTCGGAAAACCGATTGTGCTCACCGTGCTGGCGGGAAGTGCACTGGATCTGTCGTGGGCGCAGGAACATGCACAGATACGGGCAATACTGGATTGCTGGTACCCGGGAGCGAGAGGTGGAAAAGCAATCGCAGAGGCATTGTTCGGAGAATTCTCTCCATGCGGAAAACTGCCGGTTACCTTTTATGAAGGAACGGAATTTCTTCCGGATTTTACGGATTATTCCATGGCAGGACGTACCTACCGGTATACGGACAGACATGTGCTCTATCCGTTTGGATATGGTCTTACCTATTCGCAGATCCGTTATTCTGATGCACATGCAGATGTCACAGATTTTGGAATACTGGAGCCGGTAACGGTGCATGTAACGGTGGAGAATACCGGTACCTACCCGGTACAGGAAGCGGTACAGGTATATGTCAGATTCAGTGAAAGAGAAGCTTACGATCCCGGCTATCAGCTGAAGGGAATCCGGTCGGTTGCACTGGAATGTGGGGAAAAGAAAGAGGTTTGTATCACCCTTTCTCCGCGTGATTTTGCACTGATCTCCGAGGAGGGAAAATGTCTGGTACACCCGGGAAGCTATGAGATCGCAGTCGGAGGGCAGCAGCCGGATGAGAGAAGCAGCCGTCTGACCGGACAGACGGTGAGCACACTTTTTATATGCAAAACGGGAAATGTGACGGAAGTGGAATACTGA
- a CDS encoding sensor histidine kinase, producing the protein MKRILHAVEAWMDDFKIKNKFYILYILCVLVPLIVTDSAVFSVVMKSEREAREHEMANIANAVAYSISNTVNNAAEIGKSIYTSKYINRFLANTYSDPLDYVVSYQDFFKDTLFESGLGMNNMVITMYADNDTIVNGGKVCNMKEIRGTEVYRYFQDNGLNKGLYFQYDDSRAPSVEPQRRMLFFQKLDFYAENNMEKVLLINIDYSAVNRTLEKMNYDTDVFICQGDKIVLSNGRYSSIGKEFQTFDQTGRVGYCQELEFYGMDLDIYVMQPKRQLWTEIRKNLPLIGFLIVVNAILPLLLVRGFNRSFTQRISELSKVFETVGGEHLVPISYVRGKDEIGSLMSNYNRMVARTNELIQIVYKNKIKEQEMLVERQNAELLALHSQINPHFLFNALESIRMHSLLKNEYETADMVEKLALMQRQYVEWGNDSVEIRREMEFVRAYLGLQKYRFGERLSYSLEVEEDCLDIKIPKMTVVTFVENACVHGIEAKTAPGWIFVRICQKQKALYLEVEDTGCGMDASQMQELKERMLNASIDMLKDGGRVGIINACLRLKMVFGEQVAFDIEGEQGIGTTVSIRMPL; encoded by the coding sequence ATGAAGAGAATTCTGCATGCGGTTGAAGCCTGGATGGATGACTTTAAAATAAAAAATAAATTTTATATCCTGTATATCTTGTGCGTGCTGGTTCCGCTGATTGTGACGGACAGTGCGGTATTTTCTGTTGTCATGAAGTCTGAGCGGGAAGCCAGAGAGCATGAGATGGCGAATATTGCCAATGCAGTTGCATACAGTATTTCAAATACGGTCAACAATGCAGCAGAGATCGGGAAGAGTATTTATACGAGCAAATATATTAACCGTTTTTTGGCGAATACCTACAGCGATCCGTTGGACTATGTGGTGAGTTATCAGGATTTTTTTAAAGATACCCTGTTTGAGAGCGGACTTGGCATGAACAACATGGTAATCACGATGTATGCGGATAATGACACGATCGTGAATGGGGGAAAGGTATGTAATATGAAGGAAATACGCGGTACAGAAGTGTACCGCTATTTTCAGGATAACGGATTGAATAAGGGATTATATTTCCAGTATGATGACAGCAGGGCACCTTCGGTGGAGCCGCAGAGACGGATGCTTTTTTTCCAGAAGCTGGACTTTTATGCGGAAAATAATATGGAAAAGGTGCTGCTGATCAACATCGATTACAGTGCAGTAAACCGGACATTAGAGAAAATGAATTATGACACGGATGTATTTATCTGCCAGGGAGATAAGATTGTCTTATCAAATGGCAGATATTCCAGTATCGGAAAGGAATTTCAGACATTTGACCAGACGGGCAGGGTCGGATACTGTCAGGAACTTGAGTTTTACGGAATGGATCTGGATATTTATGTCATGCAGCCCAAACGCCAGCTGTGGACGGAAATCCGGAAAAACCTGCCGCTGATTGGATTCTTAATTGTTGTAAATGCGATTCTGCCACTCCTTCTGGTGCGGGGATTTAACCGGTCATTTACGCAGAGAATCAGCGAACTCAGCAAAGTGTTTGAGACAGTCGGCGGGGAACATCTGGTGCCGATTTCGTATGTGCGTGGAAAAGATGAGATTGGAAGCCTGATGAGCAATTACAACCGCATGGTTGCGAGAACAAATGAACTCATTCAGATTGTGTATAAGAATAAGATTAAAGAACAGGAGATGCTGGTGGAAAGACAGAATGCAGAACTGCTCGCGCTGCACAGCCAGATCAATCCGCATTTTCTGTTTAATGCGTTGGAGAGCATCCGCATGCACAGCCTGTTGAAAAACGAATATGAGACGGCAGACATGGTGGAAAAGCTGGCGCTGATGCAGCGTCAGTATGTGGAATGGGGAAACGACAGTGTCGAGATCCGCAGGGAAATGGAATTTGTGAGAGCGTATCTGGGGCTTCAGAAGTATCGGTTTGGAGAGCGGTTAAGTTACAGTCTTGAAGTGGAAGAGGATTGTTTGGACATTAAAATTCCCAAAATGACAGTTGTCACCTTTGTGGAAAATGCCTGTGTACATGGAATTGAGGCAAAGACAGCTCCCGGCTGGATTTTTGTGCGGATCTGCCAAAAGCAGAAGGCACTTTATCTGGAAGTGGAAGATACCGGATGCGGCATGGACGCCTCCCAGATGCAGGAATTAAAAGAGCGCATGCTAAACGCCAGTATTGATATGCTAAAGGATGGCGGAAGAGTGGGAATCATCAATGCATGTCTGCGGCTGAAAATGGTATTCGGGGAGCAGGTGGCATTTGATATAGAGGGGGAGCAGGGTATCGGTACGACAGTGAGTATCCGGATGCCATTGTAG
- a CDS encoding response regulator, which yields MGEALLKVLLVDDEPFILQGLKILIDWEQEGFEVVKTAANGEEALEYLRGEQVDLIIADIKMPVVTGLELLEKIRREKISDAHFVILSGYADFEYARKAIRYDCTDYILKPVDREELLKVLNKVQVLRRADNQKKQSSREMEQAYLSRHLIALIQGKFDSVNLEYVKSHMDGASGIRYVEIQMDDDGRAEEISDKEKRGFQRQLYQYCIEFLGPHASHCVFDVSTHEKIYDIGLLYCDAFAKEQGIDGKTYLNRFLEYLIANMHQPVIMLVGKKVQDISNIARSYGNACMLRSFQGFRTKKPIYYYEEEVQVTSGGIVLCKSSLDRLLKAVEQNNHVEIRSAIEQFYGEMISREMTGETMNLNINYLLFQLIHLASEQDDGVNQEEILRLISESSFEKGVMRGSKAHLTRFACEYGDYLSQLRKNVSRGVLGEIEREIRENYAKNITLKSLSEKYYVNSAYLGQLFRKKNGQSFKDYLNNYRMERAADLLLHTDKKIVEIAEEVGYHDLDYFVNRFILVKGCTPAKFRREA from the coding sequence ATGGGGGAAGCATTGTTAAAGGTATTGCTCGTGGATGATGAGCCGTTTATATTACAGGGACTGAAGATACTGATTGACTGGGAGCAGGAGGGATTTGAAGTTGTTAAGACGGCGGCAAACGGAGAGGAAGCACTGGAATATCTGCGCGGGGAGCAGGTAGATCTCATTATTGCGGATATAAAAATGCCGGTCGTCACAGGACTGGAACTTCTGGAAAAAATACGCAGGGAAAAGATTTCCGATGCACATTTTGTGATCCTGAGCGGATATGCAGATTTTGAGTATGCGAGAAAGGCGATCCGTTACGACTGCACAGATTATATTTTGAAACCGGTAGACCGGGAAGAATTGCTGAAGGTGCTGAATAAAGTCCAGGTATTGCGAAGGGCGGACAACCAGAAGAAGCAAAGCAGCCGGGAAATGGAGCAGGCGTATCTGTCCAGACATCTGATCGCATTGATTCAGGGAAAGTTTGACAGTGTGAATCTGGAGTATGTGAAGTCGCATATGGATGGGGCATCCGGTATACGGTATGTAGAGATTCAGATGGATGATGACGGCAGAGCCGAGGAAATATCAGATAAGGAAAAACGGGGCTTTCAGCGGCAGCTGTACCAGTATTGTATTGAGTTCCTGGGACCCCATGCATCACATTGTGTCTTTGATGTCTCAACGCATGAGAAGATTTATGACATCGGGTTATTGTATTGTGATGCGTTTGCAAAGGAGCAGGGGATTGATGGGAAAACATATCTGAACCGGTTTCTTGAGTATCTGATTGCTAACATGCACCAGCCGGTCATCATGCTTGTAGGGAAAAAGGTGCAGGATATCAGCAACATTGCCAGATCTTATGGAAATGCGTGTATGCTCCGGTCTTTTCAGGGATTCCGCACAAAAAAGCCGATCTATTACTATGAGGAGGAAGTGCAGGTTACTTCCGGAGGAATTGTTTTATGCAAGAGCAGTCTGGATCGTCTGTTAAAAGCTGTGGAGCAGAACAACCATGTAGAGATACGGAGTGCGATTGAGCAGTTTTACGGGGAGATGATAAGCAGGGAAATGACCGGTGAGACGATGAATCTGAACATCAATTATCTTCTGTTTCAGCTGATCCATCTGGCGAGTGAGCAGGATGACGGGGTAAATCAGGAAGAGATTCTGCGCCTGATCAGTGAGAGTAGCTTTGAAAAGGGGGTAATGCGCGGCAGCAAGGCGCATCTGACCCGGTTTGCATGTGAATACGGGGACTATCTGTCGCAGCTTCGCAAAAATGTATCCAGAGGAGTGTTAGGAGAGATTGAGCGTGAGATCCGGGAAAACTATGCAAAGAATATCACATTAAAGAGCCTGAGTGAAAAATATTACGTCAACAGCGCATATCTGGGACAGCTGTTCCGTAAGAAAAACGGGCAGTCATTCAAAGATTATCTGAATAATTACAGAATGGAACGGGCAGCGGATCTGCTGTTACATACCGATAAGAAGATTGTCGAGATTGCGGAGGAAGTCGGGTATCATGATCTTGATTATTTTGTGAACCGTTTTATTCTGGTAAAAGGCTGTACACCGGCGAAGTTCCGGCGTGAGGCATAA
- a CDS encoding type 2 periplasmic-binding domain-containing protein — protein MKRRKLISVLLAATMMAAMFAGCGSDAASTDAKENADGADSTEAGGVKEFTAFFAVPGSEINDDNEIQQIIADKTGVKVKETWLTGQTAEEAVGMMITGGELPDFICGGSGQSQLYDADVLVALDDYLDDYPNIKNFFTQQQWDQLRQDDGHIYWIPQFSNIKGEEKVCTHNDEAFWIQARVLKWADYPEIRTMDQYFDLIERYNEANPTMEDGTENIPYTILCDDWRYFCLENAPQFLDGYPNDGSCIVDPETLTVIDYNTTDTAVKYFQKLNEEYQKGIVDPESFTQTYDEYIAKLSTGRVLGMIDQWWDFAYTAGDAIKQAGLDAQGCDYIPLPITIDESVKNQWHCSGGVLNVSDGLAITTSCEDVEAALQFVDDLLSQDIHNLRFWGVEGVDYNVDDNGEFYRTEEQRTRAVDTAYKASHTCTYSYFPQYSGTSDDGINANKPDGQANEFFDGLNDDVKEAFSAYGAETYVDMIGTNEAPGAWYPMWSYSNSFTTDTEGGMAWNKIGEIKHEYLPQVVMAKDFDAAWAEYMDAYNSCDPGAFIGELQTELDKRMEEAAKYE, from the coding sequence ATGAAGAGAAGGAAACTTATCAGTGTATTGCTGGCAGCCACAATGATGGCAGCCATGTTTGCCGGATGCGGGAGTGATGCGGCATCGACAGACGCAAAGGAAAACGCAGACGGTGCAGACAGCACGGAAGCCGGTGGGGTAAAAGAATTTACGGCTTTTTTTGCAGTTCCCGGTTCAGAGATCAATGACGACAATGAGATTCAGCAGATCATTGCCGATAAGACCGGCGTGAAAGTGAAGGAAACATGGCTGACCGGACAGACGGCAGAGGAAGCTGTCGGCATGATGATCACCGGTGGTGAGCTGCCGGACTTTATCTGCGGGGGAAGCGGACAGTCACAGCTCTATGATGCAGACGTTCTGGTAGCACTCGATGATTATCTGGATGATTATCCGAATATCAAAAACTTCTTTACACAGCAGCAGTGGGATCAGCTTCGCCAGGACGACGGACATATCTACTGGATACCGCAGTTCAGCAATATCAAGGGAGAAGAGAAGGTTTGTACACACAACGATGAGGCATTCTGGATTCAGGCCAGGGTATTAAAATGGGCGGATTATCCAGAGATCCGTACCATGGATCAGTATTTTGATCTGATTGAGAGATATAATGAGGCAAATCCGACCATGGAAGACGGAACAGAGAACATTCCGTATACGATTCTCTGCGATGACTGGAGATATTTCTGCCTTGAGAATGCGCCGCAGTTTCTGGATGGATATCCAAACGACGGCTCCTGTATCGTAGATCCGGAGACATTGACGGTGATCGATTATAATACGACGGATACCGCAGTAAAGTATTTCCAGAAATTGAATGAAGAATATCAGAAGGGAATTGTAGATCCGGAATCCTTTACACAGACCTATGATGAGTATATTGCCAAACTGTCAACCGGACGTGTACTTGGCATGATTGACCAGTGGTGGGATTTTGCTTACACTGCGGGAGATGCAATCAAGCAGGCAGGGCTGGATGCACAGGGATGCGATTACATTCCGCTTCCGATTACCATTGATGAGAGTGTCAAAAACCAGTGGCACTGTTCCGGCGGTGTGTTAAATGTATCAGACGGTCTTGCGATCACCACAAGCTGTGAGGATGTGGAAGCTGCACTGCAGTTTGTAGATGACCTCCTCTCACAGGATATTCACAACCTGCGTTTCTGGGGAGTGGAAGGCGTTGACTATAATGTGGATGACAACGGTGAATTTTACCGCACAGAGGAGCAGAGAACCAGAGCGGTTGACACTGCATACAAAGCATCCCATACCTGTACCTATTCTTATTTTCCGCAGTATTCCGGTACAAGTGATGACGGAATCAATGCGAATAAGCCGGATGGACAGGCGAATGAATTTTTTGACGGATTAAATGATGATGTAAAAGAAGCATTTTCTGCTTATGGCGCAGAGACCTATGTGGATATGATCGGAACAAATGAAGCTCCGGGTGCATGGTATCCGATGTGGTCCTATTCAAACAGCTTCACTACCGATACGGAAGGCGGTATGGCATGGAATAAGATCGGTGAGATCAAGCACGAGTATCTCCCACAGGTCGTGATGGCAAAAGATTTTGACGCGGCATGGGCAGAGTACATGGATGCATACAACAGCTGCGATCCGGGTGCGTTTATCGGTGAGTTACAGACAGAACTTGATAAGAGAATGGAAGAAGCAGCGAAATACGAATAA
- a CDS encoding ABC transporter permease, with protein sequence MALTRTRSKEKENQYKAKITWKEIKRQKVLLFWSGVMVIYGIIFYYLPLAGWAMAFQNYKPKLGIFHSEFVGLQKFQTLFSDMTFIRVIRNTLAMGVINLVVTFVTAIAFAILLNEIKSHGGKKVVQTISYLPHFLSWIIVTGILHDMLSGSGIINEILMNLHVITQPINFFAHPNYFWPIVAFANVWKETGWNAIIYLAAITSIDPSLYEAASIDGAGRWAKIKYVTLPGIKPTIMILLLMNVGNVLNAGFEIQYLLGNGLVQKVSQTIDIYVLKWGISQGDYSIGTAAGIFKSAVSIILIVIANQIAKRNGEERLF encoded by the coding sequence ATGGCTTTGACGAGAACAAGATCCAAAGAAAAAGAAAATCAATATAAAGCAAAGATCACCTGGAAAGAAATAAAGAGACAGAAAGTTCTGCTGTTCTGGAGTGGTGTGATGGTAATCTATGGCATCATTTTCTATTACCTTCCACTGGCGGGATGGGCGATGGCGTTCCAGAATTATAAGCCAAAGCTTGGAATTTTCCACTCTGAGTTTGTGGGACTGCAGAAGTTTCAGACCTTATTTTCGGATATGACATTTATCCGTGTCATCCGGAATACGCTTGCGATGGGTGTGATAAACCTGGTTGTGACATTTGTGACAGCAATCGCATTTGCGATTCTCTTAAACGAGATAAAATCACATGGCGGGAAAAAGGTTGTTCAGACCATCTCTTATCTGCCACATTTCCTGTCCTGGATTATCGTAACGGGAATTCTGCATGATATGCTCTCGGGAAGCGGAATCATCAATGAGATATTGATGAATCTGCATGTGATTACACAGCCAATCAATTTTTTTGCACATCCGAATTATTTCTGGCCGATCGTCGCGTTTGCCAATGTGTGGAAAGAGACAGGATGGAATGCCATTATTTACCTGGCAGCCATCACATCCATTGATCCGTCCCTGTATGAAGCGGCTTCCATTGACGGTGCGGGAAGATGGGCAAAAATCAAATACGTGACACTTCCGGGAATCAAACCAACGATTATGATTCTTCTGTTAATGAATGTAGGAAATGTATTAAATGCCGGATTTGAGATTCAGTACCTTCTGGGAAACGGACTGGTGCAGAAAGTGTCTCAGACGATTGATATCTATGTACTTAAATGGGGTATCAGTCAGGGAGATTATTCCATTGGTACGGCTGCAGGTATCTTTAAGAGTGCGGTAAGTATCATTCTGATTGTCATTGCAAACCAGATTGCAAAGCGCAACGGAGAAGAAAGGTTATTCTAA
- a CDS encoding carbohydrate ABC transporter permease codes for MQQLAGANKKRKRTGSVDAFPIVNGIIMLVIVVITLYPVLNTLAISLNDGTDALRGGIYLWPRKFTWKNYITVLQKDNLITGAYVTVARTVIGTVLALAANAILAFVVSRKRFLFKRSLSLFWVITMYVNGGMIPTFLLYKGLGLTNSFWVYVIPGMVSAFNMLVIRTYMNGISDSLEESAQLDGAGYTTIFLKIYCPLCKPVFATVALFVAVGQWNSWFDAMLYNRMNSDLTTLQYELMKLLSSVTNQGTSAEAMKNAVGTVTPTSVRSAATILTMLPIICIYPFLQKYFVTGLTLGGVKE; via the coding sequence ATGCAACAGCTGGCAGGAGCAAATAAAAAAAGAAAGAGAACAGGATCCGTTGATGCATTTCCCATTGTGAACGGAATCATTATGCTTGTGATTGTTGTAATCACATTATATCCGGTGCTGAATACGCTGGCGATTTCATTAAACGATGGCACGGATGCATTGCGTGGCGGAATTTATCTGTGGCCGAGAAAATTTACATGGAAAAATTATATCACGGTATTGCAGAAAGATAATCTGATTACCGGTGCATATGTCACGGTTGCGCGAACAGTTATCGGAACAGTGCTGGCACTGGCTGCAAACGCGATTCTGGCGTTTGTTGTCAGCCGGAAACGATTTCTGTTTAAGAGAAGCCTTTCCCTGTTCTGGGTCATTACAATGTATGTGAATGGAGGAATGATTCCGACATTCCTGCTTTACAAAGGACTCGGTCTTACCAATAGTTTCTGGGTGTATGTAATTCCGGGCATGGTAAGTGCGTTTAATATGCTGGTAATCCGCACTTACATGAATGGTATATCGGACAGTCTGGAAGAATCCGCACAGTTAGACGGTGCCGGATATACGACAATTTTTCTAAAGATTTACTGTCCGCTCTGCAAGCCGGTATTTGCGACGGTGGCATTGTTCGTTGCAGTCGGACAATGGAATTCCTGGTTTGATGCCATGCTGTACAACCGCATGAATTCTGATCTGACGACGCTGCAGTATGAGCTGATGAAGCTGCTGTCATCCGTCACGAATCAGGGAACTTCGGCAGAAGCCATGAAGAATGCAGTGGGAACCGTTACACCGACGTCAGTCCGCTCTGCGGCAACGATACTCACGATGCTGCCGATTATCTGCATCTATCCGTTTTTACAGAAATATTTTGTCACCGGTCTTACACTCGGTGGCGTAAAAGAATAA